The following DNA comes from Cucumis sativus cultivar 9930 chromosome 7, Cucumber_9930_V3, whole genome shotgun sequence.
ttcattaaataataactattaatttcaatgtaaaaaatttaaataagacATGTGATTAATGGTTTCAAAATCCATACTTAAAAATAGTCATacattaacaatatttttgttttcttaaaaaactaATTGTTGCATTGATtcatttaagatttattgaaattataggAACTAAAATGGGTGatgaactaattaaataaaacaaaatataaagtacataaaccaaaacaatattacgaaattagaaaaatatcaatatataaaccCTAAAACTTGACTAagttatgttaattaattaacatcaGAACTAATTAATAATGGTACAAGACTATTTAGTTTGAACCTTAAACGAGTTTAAAGTAAATTAACCTAAATTAGCCTTAGTTTCTTTAGATGTTAGGTATGTTTGATAGGAAGATCGATAATTGAAAGGTTTGTTTGTGTGAGTGAGAAGAATGTTTTGAActgttttaaaacaataattggaGTGATAATTCAGTGAAATTGGGAGGGCATTATTTTTGATGTGTTTGGGGGCAAAAATGTGGACGTAACAAAGACACATGAAGGAGAAACAAAGGGAGAGAAAGATGATTGATGATTGGCCAAAAACTACATCACGACAATCTTCATATTTGTTTCATCCttcccttcttttcttcacccaaataataatactcTTTTtcacttctctctctctcttctccacTCTATTATTATACTTCCCTCTACTCTCCAATCTCTTACCAAATAATATATCTATCACCCTGCCTCTATTCTATCGACTTAAGTTTCATGTACGGTTCTGGTTTAATACGTTcttttgagatatttttattttttaaaaaaactacatttttAGTTCTCAAGTTTCAATctctaagttttaaaaatatatagaccATTTTAGTCtccaagttttcaaaatgtactaaTTGAGTTCCTAAaagaattttatgtttatatagaGAGGATATATTCTTCTaattaaaatgtcatataattatttaaaataaaagtataaagttGTTTGTTagacttatttttaaaactttagtGACATAAATGagtctatttttataaaaaatttatacttcTAGAACTCATGAACCAAACTCAAGATAATTATCCAAACTTAAAGACTAccttttttcaattatttttctttgtctaCATGATTATTGTGATTCCATCAATTTGACATTCATATCTTCtttggaaatgaagaagattgaTCAATGATAGGTGAGATCATGGGCACTGCCTCgttttatatcttttatttaaaaaaaaaggctatGTAAAAGATCATGTTATGGTTTAAAGTTATTCTCTATGATTTATTAGGTTAGAAGATGCATCATAGTTACAAATTATGTATAATGACGATAGactgaaattttatattcattatatattgtaatcttcccttaaaaaattgactttgtcaataaaaacaactcagttttgtatttgtagaATAAGAGTGTTGAGCcataaagtaaacaaaatgaaacacaCTCGTACTCTAACAAGAAAAGagacaataattatataatggAAGAGTACAATCTTTACATAATACGGATTgcttatatattatttaaacaaccaaaaaaaatgttagcaCAACCAAATAATGTTCATGTCCATAttgtttttctcaaaactATAGGTAAGTTCTACGTTAAGTGGCCTAATGTTGAAGGATTTGAATTATGGGAAGACATTAAATCTCTCACGAGACTCTCGAGTAGCAGTGCTAAACTTTTCTCTGACTACGATGTTTGTACTATAGCTTTAAACATTCATGCTTTTGTATTACCTAACTTTGGGTTTGTTGGACTATTCTCtagccatttttttttatcttttctttcttcatgtACACTTTTTCTTGATATTAATGAAGcgataatgatgatgatgctAAAGGAATGtccatgtattttttttaaaaaaagtaaccTAATTTCTTATAGTCGGTTTTTTTGAATCTTGAAGTTTCATGTTTTACGGTTAACTTAAAGAAATagaagtttttattaaaagaaaaaagaactcgttttttttatttaaactatattttgatataagTAATTGttcaaaatactttaaaaaaaaaaactagtttgATCGAGTAGTTGCCAAACACTTCACTTTCTTCTAAACcgacttatttttttaaattaaaccctTAAAAACGTATTTCAAAAACACCAAATCATTAccttatattaaaattgatggaGTAGATATTAAAAAACTGAAGAAGTAAATCATTACAACCTTGAAGAGGTATTTAGGTTAGAACGTTTAATTACCATAAATATACTACAAACAGGGTTTGATAGGGTAGCATAAAGTGATAGGAAGAAACATATAGATGTCGTTAGTGAGAGAGCAGTATGATGACAAACCCAAGAAATATTTGATggtgattttaaaaatcactGTTGAAGTTATGTTTCagacaaaaataattcaaacagAGTTGGGGTTGGTGTATAGTTTGTAAGTGAGAGAATAGATaaccaaattatatatataattgtacgAGAAATAAAGAGTAGAAGAGAGAGTGAAAGATCAGAGAGTGTGATGAGGTGAGAGATGAGGTAATTTGGtgagaatataaaaaatggtaCCATCAGGTAGATGTTTGAGGGCTCAGATTTGATGATGAATTAAACGTAACATTGAAAGAATTTGATGAGAAAAGAGTATCTTTGATGGTGGGCTCCTCATCAGATTGGTTGCccattcaattttcttccatcTTAACATGACCCTCCATTTTTGGCTTCTTTTTTCTCCCCCCAAAATCATGCCAATtaagaattataaataaaagaaatttctcaGAATATTTggcaaaatatatttacatgtAATTATCAAATCATGCCAATTAACAAATCTGAACATTCTGTCCAAAttcatatatagaaaaaaggctttgtaacattttgaaaagtttatgaCATCAACTAATTAACAATAGGTTAAGGAATTAATTTGGACATTTAGTATTACCAgactaaaaagttaaaaaatgaaaataaaacccATTTGATTTAGtgccaaatttaattatatgaatgcCACGAGTCTAGTTTCCCTAGAGGATAAAAAGCTCTACTatctttgtatttattaatataatttatgaataattgcAATTAACCTAATAtctttattgttaataattaattatgggCGTGTTTGAAATATATTCTCAAGTATTTAATTAGTGATATAGTGTTTGAAAACTTgatctaaatttttgtatacTTGCAACTTCGTTTGTATTatgttatatatgaaaatattttaaatttgcctgttgtaattaatttgtaacaGTTAGTTAATGTATATGTCTAAATTTGTCTTTACTTACTAATTTAAGCTTTTGAGTCAATTGATTAATGGTAAGAGCGACTATCTCAATGTTTATCATACATGTGTTATAACCAAGTTTTTCTAATTGAAATATCAAAAGCTATATGAAtaataagagagagagaatggaaattaaaacaaaatacaaaattgaagtatatgaagaaaaagatgaatgagagtgaagaaaagaaaaaagaaagcaagtTAATGTGGCCCATAACATGTCTATTCAATAGCTCCATGATTTGATTTGCATCTTCTTCCACTCTCTCCCACACTCTTCTTCTCTATTCATTTCACCTTCCCATTCAAAAACATTTTGCCTTATTTAGCAAAATAAAGTTCTATCATTTTGATCCAATACAAAcccaaaaggaaaagaaagaaagggaaaaaaaatgtcaattgaAGGATCATCAATTAGCAAAGATTTTTCAGAAGGATCTTCATCAAGTTCTGGTGGTGGAAGTACTCATGGATCAACAACCCCAAGTAGATATGAAtcacaaaaaagaagagattggAACACATTTTGCCAATATTTGAAGAATCAAAGGCCACCAGTTCCTCTTTCTCATTGTAATTGCAACCAAGTATTGGAATTTTTAAGGTACCTTGATCAATTTGGtaaaacaaaagttcataTTCAAGGTTGTATGTTTTATGGACAGCCTGAGCCACCTGCCCCTTGTACTTGTCCATTAAGACAAGCTTGGGGAAGTTTAGATGCTTTAATTGGGAGATTAAGAGCTGCttatgaagaaaatggtggTTCTCAAGAGACTAATCCTTTTGCTAGTGGTGCAATTAGGGTTTATCTTAGGGATGTTAGGGAATGTCAAGCTAAAGCAAGAGGAATTCcttacaaaaagaagaagaagaagactaCTATTAGTCAAACCAAGGGATCAGGAGGTCATGATGATCAAGATTCTAGCTCAACCTCCATGATGCACTTTGTGCCTTGATCACTTCTATCAAACCCTATCTCCCTCTCCcaaaagtatttatatatggtaattaaatttaactctaTATTAAATACTTATGTGACATCTTTTTTTGTTCGATCATGCGAGTTGAtgttaattgataaaaatttactCTGGATTTAAGATATGACGAAGGTTTTATAAATGTGTTAacctaattaatatttctagCTACACCTTCTAATTCCTCTTATCCTCTAGTACATCTTGCTAGGAAAAGATATTATGTGTGATAATCTATATTATAAAAGTAGTTGAGGTTGAGTTATTATCCTTGAAATTGTTGGCTTTATGATCattgtttatttcaattttttttttttatcgattTTAGGATGTGTTCTGTACTCTATCTGAATAACCACATATGATTACATACAACTTTATATGTCTATGACATAGAGTTTAggttataatatatcaatggTAAAGTAAAGTGTGATTTAAGGTTATTTGGATAGTTCTCCGATAGATAAGCAAACTCATGCGTTTCTAGACCTTAGTGTTTTCATCGAGGATTGTGATTATATACttgattcttttaatttcttcaataaaatGTGATCTTTTCTTCgagatatgttttttttaagaaaatagttaattaagtCAATTTTCTTGGTCTTATGACAAAAATCATGTCCTTCTAATGTAATTTTGCAATAGTGATTTTCAAGTTGTGCTTTATTATAGGGCTTTAATTGGTTAATCTTCTTGTAATCTCTTCTATTTCTAAAATCTATGATTATTGTCCCAACCAAATCTCCATTATTTGCATTATATGAGCCAccttgttatttattattattattttgaaaaggtCTCTTTAAGTAGTTCGGGACCTCTTGCGTTCTGGAAAACTTACCGATATAAGTTCACGTTggcaattatttattattttaatggttaaattaataaaccaCTAATTGTATTGTGTTATTTTTCTGTTGttgtttgaaaagaaactCATATGgaatagaaattttatttaatttaagttttaccTTCGTACTATGTCTAGATTTGCTTCTTGTCCAATATTAGATTTTGTGGGTCACTGACTTATATTCCATCATCTAAATGTTTGGACTTGAAAGTCTTTTGATATTCCTTatttccctcttttttcttttcatttccccaaaaatttcctttaaattaattttctttggatcctttctacaaatttggtttttaaaaaacaacaactaGGTTATAACTAGGGTTTATTTTAATTCCAATGCAAACCCTATTAATGGTTTTTCATTCATGTActcaattataatttagtgGATTTAAAGTTTTCCACCAAATTAAAgtgtctttttatttgttttcttgtctcttatttatctttaatcGAGAATTTTTATGTCTTAACTAAAATTGAGTTATCTTCAAGGTAATACTTACACatgcatatgtatatatataaccataaaTATGTTGGTTGTTTATTAGaaagtaaatttattcatatttattttaaatattgtattgTTTATATGCGGATAAGAAGATCGAATTTCTAACTTTAAAGTTATCCCATGTACTTGATGTCAATTGTATGGTGATAGAAATATTGTTGTTAAGCAAAAGAGACTTGGAAGCATTATTAAACACTTAATTAATGCAGGGGAGAATTAGGTCAATGAATCAGTATGATCATTTAGTTTACAATTCACTTTTAGTTTAGGTTATTTGTTGTTGGTAGGATATATGTTTATTGCAAGTATATATTTAGCCATATGATAATCTTCACATTTGCTTCATGACACATTTTTCATGTGTAGGGATGAGtgatttgaataattataGTCTTCTGACCATGTTCATCATCTTAAGTAatattcttgattttttacacttttgatttaaattattaaaaacatgcttagaatgatttaattttgtatttggttttTCTTGGGGTATGaccaactttttctttcaaccttTCAGCTATTGTATCTAACTAGCTagacattattattatattttgtatttgcagagaatatatattagatgAAGGGGACCAAGGACAAGTGAAGAACTGAGAGAAGAACTTTGAtgagataaaatataaaatatattttgtggATGGGGGGATAGAATCTCtatcaaattctattaaaGCCAATAGTACCTCTATGATCAGAGAGTTTTCATTTCCCCCTTGTgccttttcaattttcagcTTTTGATATATCACAAAACTCTCAATGTGTACTTAAATTTGGCTGAGCTTTGTAATATGTGTGCACGCTTGGTTTGTACTATTTTATATCCTTTAATTTGTGCTTTCTTTTGCCTCTTTCTATGCAACTTGTAATGGCTATTAAGAGATTGCTTAATTAGC
Coding sequences within:
- the LOC101208687 gene encoding protein LIGHT-DEPENDENT SHORT HYPOCOTYLS 10; protein product: MSIEGSSISKDFSEGSSSSSGGGSTHGSTTPSRYESQKRRDWNTFCQYLKNQRPPVPLSHCNCNQVLEFLRYLDQFGKTKVHIQGCMFYGQPEPPAPCTCPLRQAWGSLDALIGRLRAAYEENGGSQETNPFASGAIRVYLRDVRECQAKARGIPYKKKKKKTTISQTKGSGGHDDQDSSSTSMMHFVP